The Setaria viridis chromosome 9, Setaria_viridis_v4.0, whole genome shotgun sequence sequence ATTTGGCACTTCCTATAAAATTCAAACATCACCAAGCCTAGCATACCAAAAAGAGAAAACTAAACAAACGGATTGGCAATAGTTTGCAGTCCAAATTCTACTACTGCGATGCACCGAAGTCATGCACAACAGAGGCCCAGAATGAAGACTGCAATGCTattggcattttttttttgaaaaaaacttCAGTTGGATAGCGAGATGCTAACCTCCGTTGTTGGTTCTCACCAAAGCAGTCGAGCACTCATCGTCATCCTCAAGCTCCCCGCATCACCCACGGCCGCATCGTAACGCCATTGCGGCCCCCGGGGTCGAGTCTCTCTTGTCTCCGGTAGCCCGCAATTGGCCACCTCCGCCCGCGCTCACTGGGTGTAGCGCCGATTTCGCTACTACGGGGAAGAACCGCCGGTCTCCCTCTGCTTCAGTCATCCGCCACGGGGAAACGCCGCGCAAACAACACTGACCACCGCTTCTAACCAGGGGGTATGCACTAGTAAACTTGAGATTGGAGAACAAAGCCGCCGCGTCGGCGCAGAGAGTGAGGACCGGGGAAGGATCGGGAGCTCATCGGCAATGACGTGGCGGcagtcgccgtcgccgggggaAAGCGCCGTGAGATCGGGAGGGCGAGAGCGAGGCGAACAGCAAACGAGGGATTAATCTGAAAATATACAGGGTGTTTTATGTAaaatattggatcgcgattattaatcgcgatccaatttaggggtTCTTTTGCATAttattggatcgcgattattaacagcgatccaaattagggggtcTTTTGCATATTCGCGATCGATCCATTTGAAGGGCTATTTGCAAAACGGGTCTCCATCTCCCCAGATGCCACCGAACCGCAAGAGGCGAGCACCAGCCATGGAACCCGCGGCAGGAGGCGCCGGTCAGCAGCGCCAGAGCAAAGCTTCGGCGAGCAAGAAGGCAAAaaagggcggcggcagcggtgggagATGGCCAGCGGTCAAGCCTAAGAAGGATCTCCAGATCAATCGCCTCAAGGGCACCCAACTCCTCACCGTAAGCGCACCCAACCCCTGGCTCCGGAGTCCGTGTTTACCCATGCTTGCATCAAACATCCTTTAGCTCGAACTACATGTGAAGAGGGTAATGAGCAACTACTGCTGTATGATTGATGCCGCGAAGCAGCAGCCATGATTGGACTGGCCAACCTAGATTTCGGCTTCGCCTTTTTGGGGAAAAGAAAACCTTGATTTGAGCGTTAGATAGACACAAACAAGCAGGTTATTTGCCAAGCTGTGCTCTGTAAGGAAACACAAATCTTGTTATACCACGATTAGACTCCTGATAAGAATGCCTTTCAAAGTAGAAGCCTAGAAGGCGTCTCTGTGTCATGCTGTTCGATTGATAAGGAACCCGATTATGTCTAAGTTACTAATTAGGTCTAAGTTAACCCTATTATGTCTCTTCTGAGCAATTGCCACACTTTGTATAGATTCCAGACTTCTTCACTTCCACTGAGGCGAAGGCGTTCATTGATATCACTGAGTCTATGGGCTTCACGCACCAGGGCAGTTTGGGGCCACTAAAGGGAGAGGCTTACAGAGACAATGATCGGATATCTGTAACGGATCCATTGCTTGCTCAAGCCATTTGGGAATCAGGGATAAACAGAATATTTACAGACATCAACATCTCTGGCAAAGTAGCTACAGGATTGAATTCAAATATCAGGTTCTACAGGTATGTACTGCTAGGAGTTGAGAACCGATCCGCTGCTGGGCTAAAGTCACGCTGTTAGAAAGCTTGAGTCACTAATGGTATGAAAATGCTGATTTTTGTTGGTACAGGTACACTGAAGGTCAGCGTTTTGGTAGGCATATTGATGAGAGTGTTGACCTTGGGGATGGTTCTAAAACATATTATACGCTGTTAGTATACCTTTCTGGCAAAGGAAGTGCAAAGGATTCATCAGGACAAGGTCTTGTTGGAGGGGAGACTGTCTTTTATGATCAAAGAGGTGGAGTTGTTGCTGAGGTATACTTTCTAGCTACAGAACCCTCATCTCTTTGATAAAATCACATCAAGTTTGTTTCATTCAAAGAAATTCTTTCATGGAGAACTTGTGCTGCTGTTAGGGAAATGAATTTTTATCTTGTGTCTGGTTTGTCGCACGCGCGTATAAATATGCACTTGCTGCCATCTAGAGTTGTGGTCTAGATTGGGAGAATTATGCCCAAGATAGTAACAACTAAGGAGTATGTCACGCAAAAGACAGTTGTGCAATTCTTTCTTGCAGTTCAGAACTTTGTATAATCCATAGAGAAATAGTTCCACTGTCAGAATAATCCTAATCTTAGGCTGCTGCGTGATAGGTTGCTCCAGTGCAAGGAATGGCTCTCCTCCACCTGCATGGCGCCAAATGTATGTTGCATGAAGCCCGGGTTGTGAAAAAGAATGCCAAGTATGTACTCCGTTCAGATGTTGTATTCTCTTAGCTGGAGAAGTGCCTCAAGCTTGTTTCAGATCAATCAGTCGTCTGTGGGCTGTGGCACAATGAATCTGGGAAATACTTCTAGTTAGTTCCCCATTTGAAAAAGTTGACATACAGTGATACAAGAGGCTTGTAACCTTTGCAATGTTGGAATTGATCATTTGACATCAGAATCACGTTTTCTTCTGTTGCTGCATTTGCTGTTGCTTGAGAGTGCAAAAGAAACGATAGCTGTGGACGTTGGCTATACCTGGCAGCAGCAGTTTTAGTCCCTCGTCGTGCTAGCTGTGACGGCCTGAAGCCAAACCGATGGCTTCTAGTTTTGGTAGCTCGCGCAATCCGAACAAAATATGTGCAGAACTTCAGGAGATCGCTACTTATGTAGTAAGTAGAGTATATAATCCAATGAACCATACAGGACAAGAAGAACTCTAGGTTCTGATACCGAACCAAATAAGGATTTCAGAAACGCAGCCTAGCTACTCACTACTGAGTATCAAAGACAACTTGTTCGCCCAGATTAACTGATGGGCACGGGGACCCAAGGACGACCTGCTGAGTTTCAGAAACACTGCGCAGTGACCAACTTACTAGCAACAACACCATGTCTGCCCAGATTAATTGATACACACAGAAAGGAAATTTTGGAAACTGTAATTATCGATAGCATAAACCTAAGTTTTCCACacagaaaggaacagatgtttaGAACATAGCAGCGTTTGCCGTGCACGGATTTTAGTAAATGAAACCGCAAACCACATACTTTTACGGCACTGCTTTGCTTACAACGAATCACTTTTCTCGAAATCCACATCAATCTTGTAGCAAAATTCTGTTTTCTCAACCATGAGCACCATGGAAAGACAGTAGCATCTATACAAGATATTGGTATATGCTAGACCTCTTCATCATCGGAGTACATTGCAGACCTTTCAACTAAAAGGTAGCGCTGGTATTCCTAGCCACAGCATCGACATAACTTTACTCCTGGCAACATGACCTGAGAATTTAAGCCTGCAAAACGAAGTATGCTGTCAGCTAACACTGCTGCTGACGCATTGCAATGCAACAGTATATCCAGTTTAATGACAAATTGCCGGCAGCCTATAATCCCATATTCAAAATTGCAAACACTTGAGATTCGTTAACACAGTTTTATGCAACCACAGCCCACAAGCATCGGTATGTATTTTGGTCAAATTGTCAATTTATATGAATGATGATAGGGAAGGCAGAAAGACAACAACTACAGCTCATATTCATGTAAAAACTAAAAAGTAGAGCCTACATCTAGATAGTAAATCAAGAATTGCCAAATAAGAAAGTACTCATATATAAGATAAACACAATACAACATGGCTGCAGTGTAACCcagatttcaaatataatatAATGTTCTTGATAAGCAATTAAGCAAACTGATGAACGAATTATTTAGTTTAACAAGTATTTAGGATAATAGGATGTGGATATTGGCAGATGCGTTTATACATAAATACCCAATACAGGCTTTAGATCAGATATACTTACATCAGAAGTATTGACCAGTTTTGGACGCCCCGTTTCCTTGTCTATCTCCACCTTGAGACCTATGTTAGCAATTTCTGGAGTTATAACAGGTTCTTGCATCTCAAGTTCAGAAATCTCCTTCTgattttcttcattttcttcaagCAAGTTCTTAACAGCTAGCAGACCCCACTCCCTCAAGTATGGATTATCTTCATCGATGACACACTGCTGCAGTAGTAACAAAATCCCACCTAGCTTCCTAATCTCATCctgcaccttcttccttccgtGTAAGCAATTAGCAATGACCGCAACTAAATCTGTCCTGTAACCAATGTAAGGGCAGACATTCCCATTCTCAAGAGCTGGATGGTTATCTCCCTGTCCTCTTGCCATTGATTTTCTGATTGTGCTTGGTGGCTCGAGCTCACCTAGGTATTTCAGAAGGCGTTTTACAAGGCCAGTCTGCAATAGTGAGCCAACAGGACCTTGAGTCTCTGATGAGGGGGATTCCCAAGCACATATGTCCCTCAGGAGCTGCAGCGTGTATCCAAGGACATCAATTGCAGGGCGCCCAGTTGGGAGACGAGATGTACCACGGTGAGTAAAATCCACAGTTTCAGCTGCATGCTTGTGTACATTGAAAACATGATGCGCAAAACTGTCAGATACAGTAACTTCTTTGGGATGATTGTTCAGGCACCTTGATAGCGTGCCCAAAAGAAAAGCATGCTTAGCATTATATTCGCCACTGTCTGTGCACTCAACATCATTACTTGAGCATAAGGCATTGAACAAAATCTCAAACTTCTGCTCCTCGACGCAAACTTTGAACAGAAGCCACTCCAACcactcttccttgtgctccacTGCATTACATAATTCAGGTTAGGGTCATATACAACTCTGAACTTCtacaaacaaaacaacacaAACTTCTGCAAGACGGCAACAACCTAATAAATCCTAGCGTTGAAGGCTACTCTGCATTGCATCTACACTTGTCGAATAGACCAAACAAAATAACTATTGCATTTTCTACATCAGATATGAGCAAGACTATGCATTCCAAATATGATAGCAAGCTCAGACATCTTGTCATGCAACAATCTGATAAAAGGCACCGTAATTTCAACTGACATACCTAATAATTTAGAATCTGAATAAACTATACAAGTTCATAGCACTAATTTTGTTGACCCTAAAAAGTCTGTGAACAACAATGCGGCGACCTCAACTCACCTTGCGAGGCCGTATTGACAACTTGGACGAGGATTGGCAGCCCCAAGTCCTCGTGGCACAGGTCGTTGAGTCTCCAGCGACCACCTTCCTCGCCGCAGCACGTGTCGAGCACCATGCACAGGGGGTCCAGGACTCCCGCGTCCCTGACCCCGGCGAACTTCCGCAGCGCCTCGGGGAAGATCGCCTCCCAGACGGCGTCGCGGTGGAACTCCCCGGCGAGCGCGGCGTTGCCCAGCGCTTGGAGCGCGGCGCGCGCCACGTCGGGGGCGGGGGAGGGAAAggagagcacggcggcggctacGACGGCGGGGCCGGAGTGCTCGATGAAGGCGTACTGGTtgagctcgtcgccggcgaggaggttgcggaggaggcggaggcggaggagcagggGGCGGGACGGGGAGgcgggcaggaggaagagggtGTCGGCGAGCACGTCGGAGAGACCCCGCCGACCCTCCGGGGTTTTAGAAACTTCTATGAGCGCGGCGAGGATCTCCTCGTCGGCACCGATCTCGCCGGAACGAgacatggtggcggcggggtgggggttTTAGGTGTCCCGATTGTTCTTCCTTCTGAAGAAGCTGCTGCTTTTTCCCTGCGCTTTGTCGTTTTATTATTCATTCACGGACGGGACACGGCGCGCCGCGGCATCTTCTGGCCGTTTGATGAAGCATTGACCGACCGACCGACGGTTGTGATCAAGTGTAGTTGGTTTTGGGGACGGAATAGATTTGGTCAAAATTGGTTGCTACTCTAAGATGAGAACATATCCTGGTACTCCCACAACGAAGTTGTACTTACTCCCTTAATCCCGTGTACAAAAATCTAATCAGAACGTGTATGTAAAATTCAACAAAAATATGGATGGATAGATGATGCAAAAGTCTAAGTTTATGCAAAATTTGATATGCAACAAAAATCTGTGCaagaatatataaaaaaaagtgaaatcaACACTTGAATAGTGCAGGTTGCACCTGTTCATCATTGGACCCACACCGTTAGTTCAATCGCTGATTTGTCTTTTTCATTTCTTGATGCACAGATTTTTGTTGATGCTTAATTTTTGCATGATGTTAGAAGCAAGATACATCCATTTATAATTTTTGATAGACTTTTGATGCACGTTTAGGGGTGCATTTGCGTGTTGGAAGTACGGGAGTACTCCAACCAACCCGCAGGAGCACCAGATACGTTCTTAGGATGTTTGATCTGAGAAATGTGCTGATCCACTCTTCTTACTTGTAGTTTGGTTTTGGTTTCAGAAAATGGATGTGTTGATAAATAGTTACCTTATCCCTCGCAAGCATATAATCTTTAGTAAAGCAATGAGGAATAGAGTTATTTCACAAGAATTTATAGGCTAATTAATAACCTATATAAATTGATCATCTCGATTAGGAACTCGTCATAAATTATCCAGCAATGCAAGAATCTAATTGTGCCAAAGCTTCTATGGTAAATTATCCAGATTGTTAAAAAAATACGTGTTGCAGTACATCAATGTTTCAAGTACGATGATTGCGAGGATTGGTAATTTACATGATATAGAAGGAAACCACAAGTCGACCGTTTGCGTGCAAATTCTTTACGTATCAAAGTACGGCATATTATTTAATTGAATTTGAATACAGGTTTGCTCGAACACAAAATTTAAATGATATAATGAGATTGAACTCCAATTAAGTTCAAAAAGTTTTATAACTGGCCAGTGGCCACACAAAGTGCAGCTGTGCAAGACATATAGTTTTCCAAATTCAAATATGGATAGAGATGATTCAGATGCCAGAATTCTATACATATTCATAAATCCATATTTTCTGTGAAAGGAAATTCGAATAGAAATACTAGAGAAGTTGTTATTTTACTACTAGCAAACTTCGTGCGTATCCTTTAGACCTACTCATAGGCGTTTTTTTTACTAGTAGTATTCTatagcaggaaaaaaaaacgccCATGCCATTCAGCCCCCTTCAGTCTGCTCAGCTCATCCAGACACTGGAATAAGAAACTTTAAGGGAAAAAAACACGATGCCAAATGCTCCAAGAATACACCTGATCCTATAATCGGAGTATTAACTGTATTAGAACAAGCAATCATTCTTTTTCACCAGCATAACTTAAATCTAACCAGTACCTTGGCAGATTATTCAGAATTCTTGCAACCCAGCAGTGTGCTTGATTTGAATTTCGGAAGCACTGCGATTCCTGCTAGTGCTAAGCAAGCATTACAACAATCACGTAGCTCTAACTAACTTTACAACCTTAGAACTGGGTAGAGATTGATCTATGCCCCAGCTTCCCCTCCTAACAGATAATCTAAGAACACTCGCATGCTTAATACACTGCCTCTGTTATTGATTTGTTGCAGCTTCAAGCTGAAGACAAATCAGTGGCCATTGGACACTGCAGTGGTGACACCGTCATCTTTCGCAGCGTAGAACCTTCGGTACATGGAGTCGACGTGTGTGAGATAATAAGTGCCTGCAGGTAACAAGCTTGTGTCCTGACTGGTCACAAAATCCTTTGCCCCATAGCGGTGCTCCATCAGTTTCAGTGCCTCGACAAATTTCTTCGGGGGGACCTGCATGGAAGATACCGGTGAATTAATATCAATCTTGAGGTTCACGGACATAAGACCAATGCAGCAATAGAACTATTACAAAGAATTATTATAGCAACCCAAGCAATTCACTTTATATTAAAACACAATGGATCTCAGTGACAAATGGAGGAATTTCTGAAAGAATATCACTAATATTTACCACATGTCTTGCCTCCAGTTTCTTGGAAACATCCAGTACGTTTGCAATGTTTAGCAGGCTGAATGGATGCTCGCCTTCATTAATTTTGAAAGAGAACATTGTTGATGTCAAGCCACTTCCATATGAAAACATAACAATCCTCTGGCCTGCCTGGACATGTCAAAAGGACAGGGAAAAAAGAACAACTTACTTCAACATCAATTGCACGATCTTGTAAAAAGCGGAAGAAACACTGTAAATAGTATTATACCAGAGTTTCATGTCTATTATAGATAACTGAAGCAAAAGCCGCATAGAGTGATGCTGTATACATATTCCCAACTTGTTTTGGGATCAATGTTGTTGGTTGAACCTTGGACTCGTACAGGTTCTTCGCAACTTGCTGAGATGCCTGTGTAGCACAGCTTAATTGATTAGCGCCAGATGACTTGACCATGTGGAGATATTTCTAGTTCTAGGAATCTATCCGTTTTATACCTTTTCAAGGTCTCGACTCTGGTAGCTTTCTTCAGATGACAAACCAGCATAGGGTGCCAATTTTTCCCTAGACTCTTCATCGACCGTGCTGATTGACATGAGTGGGAAATCTTTTAGTTGACCCAGTTCAGTTTTTGACACATGAATAAATTAAGTACTTTTTTGTTTGATGCATGAAAGGATAATATAGTAAATGAGGAACCTGCAATTTCTCAAGAAATCGTTGTAGCACAAACGAGCAAAGCTTTTCTGTACAAGCTGCACCAAGCAAAAACTTGTAGTAAGGAAAGCAGATAacacaaaaaaaagaattacTTTGCAGAGAGAAGAAAATGTTAAACTGCCTTTGTAAGACCATTGCTGTAAAGCCACTTGTCATGTGCACTTTGCTACAGAGATGttaaaagcatgtatatgggtTTTCTGATACCTTGTTGTATGGAGAATGGAATACAACATAATCTGcatcaaaaattgaaaattgcTTTCCCTCATGTTTTTCATACCTGAAATGTGGGAATAGTGGATAGAGATTCGATCACCTTAATCAACTTGGTTAATGTGCTAAAATAGAGGGGTATAACTTACTTTTTACAAAATACATTATAACAGGAATCCAATGCCATGAGATAGCATGTCTGTGATAGCTTTCCATCAACCACCTACACACATTGCATATGACATGAATTTCTTTCCATCGAATTTCAAGTTTATTGCATCCGTTTTGGTGTCCAAACGTATTAGACTAGGGACAGACCGGATATTCACTCGCAAGATCAGGCTTGTAGAAGTCGTATGCATGGGCCATATGAGATCCCCTATATTTGCTTTCAAAAGAAATAGGAGCATTAGGTCCAATCAACATTGCAATAGCAGCTGCACCACCAGTAGGACGAGCCGGACCTTCAGCATAAACCTGTAAAAGGAGTCAAAGGGGATAAAAAAACTGTCAGCACAAGAAATAGCAAGCACTTCAAAAGCTCATGTTACAATAATGTTGTTAGCCAAAATCTGAGTTATTCAAGTTAGAAATGGAAGACTAATAATATGTTGCTTACCGCACTGTCTGTGCAAACAACAAGTCCATAACGCCCGTCCCATGAGTTGCTTTCAACCCAGTTAACACAATTAAACAACGCAGCTGTTCCACCATAGCATGCATTTGAGGAGTCAACTCCTTCAATATCAGTGTTGCCATATTCCTGGATTCAAATAAGGCTGTTAGAAACTGTAATTAAATCAAGCTCAATTCAAATTTCAAGATGATATTTTCAAAAATATAAGGAATTTATTTCACTTTTTAGTTTTATCAACAAGGGCCACTGGATCATGCCTGAAAGTTTCTACTatcaaagattaaaaaaatgaaaatcctACTTGTACTGATAGGAACAGACCTCAAATATTTGCATCAGCCATGTCTTTATAGACTTGCTCTTGTCTATAACTGTTTCACTGCCAACTTCCAAACGTCCAATGCACTTCGGGTCGATGTTATAATTTTTCAGGAGGGACTTCACAACTGTCAAGCTGACCCAACATCTTAACAAGTtacattttatataaaaatgagGATTAAATGAGAAGCAAAATATGGTATGAGAATTGAAAACGAAATATTAGGTTTCCGATTGCATTATCTAAACAGGCCATAGCCATTTGGAATTTGGATTTCACAGTTGTCTGGATAAAGTTTGAACGTTGAGGGCAGAATCAAATAGCTTGAAACCAAGCATGGAAAAGTGTTGTAATTTTGCAATAGGCCATTGCTTAAGTTTGCACGTGATAACTGAGCATATAACTCGCAAATCGAAGAAAGATCAAGATAATAGAAAAAATCATGAGCAAATCTATACAAGAAAgatataaagaaaataaaaaacaacgATAACAGAAGCATTAAGTACTAAGAAAAGTAGTAATACCTCATAGAAATAACATCCTCAACGTCAGTGCAGAATGCCATGCTATCCTGCCCAAGTCCAATGGTGTATTTCCCTTTGCTCACGCCATCATGAGTTTCCAACTCTTCCTGTAGCAAATAGCATGTAAATTAGCAATACACTATGTCAACTAGAACCAAACATATAGATAGCATGCCAATAAGCTGAAGAAAGACCCAGACATTATCAGTGATTACAAAATATTACTGAGTGTATTCTAAAAGCACCAGTTATTTTGAACGGGATGGTGATCATAAATGTCTGAAGCCCTCATTCGATTTACAGTCTCTTTTTTTCTCCACCTGttcgagtatttttttttcttcttctcctactCAAGCATATAGACATCTTGAGGCTTGAGATGTTGAATTATTATTCCAATCTAACAAATTATATAGTAGAAATATAGGCATACGCTTGACAACTGAAACTACAAGACACGAGTGAAGTGAAGCTTATAGGTTTCTGTAGAATGGTAAAATTACACAGCAATACGTGATGGATTCTCCATGGCCGTATGGCTGTGCACAGCTAAAAACAGGTTTCGACAGCTGTTGATCAGCATCCGGTGCTTAAATGCCACCATCAGTAACTTGAACAGGCCACAAGGGTCCTCCTGCTACTAGCTTAGCAAGCTCCTTTCAGTCGGCATCGCCTTTTTCCTCCCAgacacagcatattcttttttttccccaactAGTGCCAACAATTCCCACGTCAGCAGTTGCGTCTAGTCCCTTTTGAGATATCTGGCTTCTTGAATAAAACCGTACAACTAGTAGCAAGATTGCTACTTGCACAGTTCAGCTACAGTTTTCCTTGGGCTCAATCCATCATGCATGGTTATCTAAGTACAGCTAGAAGCACTAATCAGGTATTAATAAGAGTAATTGGTGCATTTAGTGGGATGCAGTGAGCACGGGACACGACAGACATTCACAAACAGGTACATGAAAACAACTGTGACCGCTGCTCTGCTCcgcgggaagaagaagggcgccTCTACCTGAAAACTCTCACCGCAACCAACAAACAGCCTCAGTCTAAAACCCCGCCGCACCGCAACCGTAGAACCCACAGGTCCCGCGCAGGCGCAGAGGAAGCACGCAAAGCGCGTGGTGGCGTTTACGCCGTTCGCCCAAAGACGAACCCAAGGGCGCCTACGCCGTTGGGCCTCTACTCTTGGCCAAGTCAGAACACGATTGCAGGTGCGCAATAACCAAGTGTGGCGTTCGTACCTGGAGCACGCAGGTGGGCGGGAAGTAGATGTCCATGGCGAGGATGCCCACGTCCTTGGCCTCCGACGCCAtctctccctccgccgccgccgctacagCCGAAGAAGCTGCAACCGTGCAAGAGAAGACAGCAGGTGGTTAACCCAAAACGCGCCAGGAGAGTAGGGCGAACGAGGCCTTGCAGTCTGGGAATCGGCAATATCTCCGGCCATGGAttgggagagagggagggaacaACATGTGGTACCAGTAGGATGGGGGAAGCCTACAAGAGCGGATCGCAGTCGCGGGCAAGCAGAGATGCGGGATGCGCGAAAACTCTCCTCGGCGCCGTATATATACTCCGCTCTCTCGGCAACGCcgctttttcttttgttgaaatTCTTTTCGC is a genomic window containing:
- the LOC117837451 gene encoding uncharacterized protein; amino-acid sequence: MPPNRKRRAPAMEPAAGGAGQQRQSKASASKKAKKGGGSGGRWPAVKPKKDLQINRLKGTQLLTIPDFFTSTEAKAFIDITESMGFTHQGSLGPLKGEAYRDNDRISVTDPLLAQAIWESGINRIFTDINISGKVATGLNSNIRFYRYTEGQRFGRHIDESVDLGDGSKTYYTLLVYLSGKGSAKDSSGQGLVGGETVFYDQRGGVVAEVAPVQGMALLHLHGAKCMLHEARVVKKNAKYVLRSDVVFS
- the LOC140221355 gene encoding uncharacterized protein; this encodes MSRSGEIGADEEILAALIEVSKTPEGRRGLSDVLADTLFLLPASPSRPLLLRLRLLRNLLAGDELNQYAFIEHSGPAVVAAAVLSFPSPAPDVARAALQALGNAALAGEFHRDAVWEAIFPEALRKFAGVRDAGVLDPLCMVLDTCCGEEGGRWRLNDLCHEDLGLPILVQVVNTASQVEHKEEWLEWLLFKVCVEEQKFEILFNALCSSNDVECTDSGEYNAKHAFLLGTLSRCLNNHPKEVTVSDSFAHHVFNVHKHAAETVDFTHRGTSRLPTGRPAIDVLGYTLQLLRDICAWESPSSETQGPVGSLLQTGLVKRLLKYLGELEPPSTIRKSMARGQGDNHPALENGNVCPYIGYRTDLVAVIANCLHGRKKVQDEIRKLGGILLLLQQCVIDEDNPYLREWGLLAVKNLLEENEENQKEISELEMQEPVITPEIANIGLKVEIDKETGRPKLVNTSDA
- the LOC117837452 gene encoding hydroxymethylglutaryl-CoA synthase — protein: MASEAKDVGILAMDIYFPPTCVLQEELETHDGVSKGKYTIGLGQDSMAFCTDVEDVISMSLTVVKSLLKNYNIDPKCIGRLEVGSETVIDKSKSIKTWLMQIFEEYGNTDIEGVDSSNACYGGTAALFNCVNWVESNSWDGRYGLVVCTDSAVYAEGPARPTGGAAAIAMLIGPNAPISFESKYRGSHMAHAYDFYKPDLASEYPVVDGKLSQTCYLMALDSCYNVFCKKYEKHEGKQFSIFDADYVVFHSPYNKLVQKSFARLCYNDFLRNCSTVDEESREKLAPYAGLSSEESYQSRDLEKASQQVAKNLYESKVQPTTLIPKQVGNMYTASLYAAFASVIYNRHETLAGQRIVMFSYGSGLTSTMFSFKINEGEHPFSLLNIANVLDVSKKLEARHVVPPKKFVEALKLMEHRYGAKDFVTSQDTSLLPAGTYYLTHVDSMYRRFYAAKDDGVTTAVSNGH